In a single window of the Nicotiana tomentosiformis chromosome 8, ASM39032v3, whole genome shotgun sequence genome:
- the LOC104097284 gene encoding probable O-methyltransferase 3 — MVVPIVGEHETEILHAQTHIWNHIFSFINSMSLKSAIQLNIPDIIHKHGKPMTLDQLANALSINKAKTTHLRRLMRILIRSGFFVKSRIQENEGESEGEGYSLAPPSRLLLKDEPLSVTPFLLAMLDPILVKPWHHVSEWFENDHPTPFDTAHGRTFWDYAGHEPRLNHFFNDAMASDAKLVMNVVIKYSKDVFEGLNSIVDVGGGTGTVAKSIANAFPDLQCTVFDLPHVVEGLEESKNLNYVGGDFFVSIPPADALLLKWILHDWSDEESVKILKKCKEAIPSREKGGKVIIIDMMVDNKIGDDESIETQIFFDMLMMVLVTGRERSEKGWAKLFLDAGFSDYKVTPILGLRSLIEVYP, encoded by the exons atggtggtgcCAATTGTAGGAGAGCATGAAACTGAAATTCTACATGCTCAAACTCACATATGGAACCACATTTTCAGTTTCATAAACTCTATGTCACTCAAATCAGCCATTCAATTAAACATCCCAGATATAATCCACAAACATGGCAAACCAATGACTCTTGATCAATTAGCCAATGCCCTTTCAATCAATAAAGCCAAAACCACTCACCTCCGACGTTTAATGCGAATATTAATCCGTTCTGGATTCTTCGTCAAGTCCAGAATCCAAGAAAACGAAGGAGAAAGCGAGGGCGAGGGTTATTCCCTCGCACCCCCTTCTCGTCTTTTATTGAAAGACGAGCCGTTGAGTGTGACACCCTTTTTACTAGCCATGTTAGATCCAATTTTAGTGAAACCTTGGCATCATGTTAGTGAATGGTTTGAGAATGATCATCCTACACCATTTGACACTGCTCATGGGAGGACATTTTGGGACTATGCTGGACATGAACCTAGGCTTAATCATTTCTTTAATGATGCTATGGCTAGTGATGCAAAGTTGGTTATGAATGTGGTTATAAAATATTCTAAGGATGTTTTTGAAGGGTTGAATTCTATTGTAGatgtaggtggtggaactggaacTGTAGCTAAATCTATTGCTAATGCATTCCCTGATTTGCAATGCACTGTCTTTGATCTTCCTCATGTGGTTGAAGGCTTAGAAGAGAGTAAGAATTTGAATTATGTTGGAGGAGATTTCTTTGTGTCCATTCCCCCTGCTGATGCTCTTCTTCTCAAG TGGATATTGCACGATTGGAGCGATGAAGAAAGTGTGAAAATACTGAAGAAATGCAAAGAAGCAATACCAAGCAGAGAAAAAGGTGGAAAAGTGATAATTATTGATATGATGGTTGATAATAAGATAGGAGATGATGAATCAATTGAAACTCAAATTTTCTTTGATATGTTAATGATGGTTTTAGTCACAGGAAGAGAAAGATCTGAAAAAGGTTGGGCAAAGCTCTTCTTAGATGCTGGTTTTAGTGATTATAAAGTTACTCCTATTCTTGGATTAAGGTCTTTAATTGAGGTTTATCCTTAA